The Nitrospira sp. KM1 genome includes a window with the following:
- the meaB gene encoding methylmalonyl Co-A mutase-associated GTPase MeaB, protein MTRIAPPMTREINRPLVLAGQVKARNVRAISRLITLLEIQHPDGTAALRVLNSSANAATVIGVTGYPGSGKSTLIDRLVTAYRRLGMKVGVLAVDISSHITGGALLGDRIRMQDHVPDWGVYIRSMATRGYAGGLARATGDAVVVLKAAGYEVILIETIGVGQNEVGVMTVAQTVLAVIAPGLGDEVQAMKAGLLEMAHIVVVNKGDHPGADSTLRDLRGCFKAVLRTVATTGEGVTDLLSAIAEHQRVRFPQSAETDEEMNR, encoded by the coding sequence ATGACGCGAATCGCCCCACCGATGACGCGCGAAATCAACCGACCACTCGTTCTTGCCGGCCAGGTGAAAGCGAGGAATGTCCGCGCCATTTCACGGCTGATCACCCTGCTGGAGATCCAGCATCCTGACGGCACAGCGGCCCTGCGAGTTCTCAACAGCAGCGCAAATGCGGCAACCGTGATTGGAGTAACCGGGTATCCCGGATCTGGGAAAAGCACTCTCATCGATCGCCTTGTCACCGCCTACCGGCGGCTGGGAATGAAAGTCGGGGTTCTGGCGGTGGACATCAGCAGCCACATCACCGGCGGCGCACTGCTGGGCGACCGTATCAGAATGCAGGACCATGTTCCTGATTGGGGCGTGTACATCCGGAGCATGGCTACCCGCGGATATGCCGGAGGACTCGCGAGAGCAACCGGCGATGCCGTGGTTGTTCTCAAGGCGGCGGGGTACGAGGTGATCTTGATTGAAACAATCGGGGTCGGCCAAAACGAAGTTGGCGTAATGACTGTTGCTCAGACGGTTCTTGCGGTCATCGCGCCTGGGCTGGGAGACGAAGTCCAAGCGATGAAAGCCGGTTTGCTCGAGATGGCACACATCGTCGTCGTGAATAAAGGAGACCATCCAGGGGCAGATTCGACCCTGCGAGACCTGCGCGGGTGCTTTAAGGCGGTGCTTCGTACTGTCGCCACAACGGGCGAAGGCGTCACGGACCTTCTTTCCGCCATCGCCGAGCATCAACGGGTCCGATTCCCGCAGTCGGCCGAGACCGATGAGGAAATGAATAGATGA
- a CDS encoding enoyl-CoA hydratase-related protein — translation MLHQLLTISHHVARITLHNPPANVINMSLLKELDGVLNEVEQDDYVRAMIITGSGRFFCAGADIHELTRLNTVHAGTEFALQGQALLNRFERCNKPIVAAINGTCVGGGLELALACHIRLAAEHATFALPEIRLGLIPGFGGTQRLSRVVGASKAAEMILTGETIAAGDALAIGLVSRVVSSHELYAQSETTVALMTACGAPAVEAALHAIRGGLDIPLSEGLAREAELFGALCTTAEKQKALRAFVEKRRPRMVETEV, via the coding sequence ATGCTTCATCAGTTATTGACAATCTCCCACCATGTTGCACGGATCACGTTGCACAATCCTCCGGCCAACGTGATCAACATGTCTCTGCTCAAGGAACTTGACGGCGTACTGAACGAGGTCGAGCAGGATGATTATGTCCGGGCCATGATCATCACCGGGTCAGGGCGCTTTTTTTGCGCCGGAGCAGACATTCACGAATTGACGCGCCTGAACACGGTGCACGCGGGAACTGAGTTTGCCTTGCAGGGGCAAGCGCTCTTGAATCGCTTCGAACGTTGCAACAAGCCCATCGTCGCAGCCATCAATGGCACATGCGTGGGCGGCGGTCTTGAACTGGCGCTCGCCTGTCACATCCGGCTTGCCGCGGAACATGCCACGTTCGCCTTACCGGAAATCAGGCTGGGACTCATTCCCGGATTTGGCGGCACACAACGACTGTCGAGGGTCGTAGGTGCGTCCAAAGCCGCGGAAATGATCCTGACCGGGGAGACCATAGCGGCAGGGGACGCGCTCGCGATCGGATTGGTCAGCCGCGTCGTTTCCTCTCATGAGCTGTATGCGCAGTCGGAAACCACGGTGGCACTGATGACCGCTTGCGGAGCGCCTGCGGTTGAGGCCGCGCTGCATGCCATTAGAGGTGGACTCGACATCCCCCTTTCCGAAGGTCTCGCACGGGAAGCAGAATTGTTCGGAGCCTTGTGCACCACAGCAGAAAAGCAAAAGGCCCTTCGAGCGTTTGTCGAAAAACGGCGGCCCCGGATGGTTGAAACCGAAGTATGA
- a CDS encoding MmgE/PrpD family protein has product MLAARLARYCRSLRYERLSDAVIHEVKRRVLDSLGCALGAWSAPPCRIARHLAQRVTITTGATLWGTAHKTLPDLATFANGALVRYLDFNDTYLAKEPAHPSDNIPAVLAIGEAVHASGRRVIEAIALAYEIQCRFCDAAALRPRGWDHVTYGSFSSALAAAKILQFSNAQAFHAVNLAGVANVALRQTRVGDLSMWKACAFSNAARNGIFAAMLAKHGMTGPSPIFEGEKGFMKLVSGLFDLSPFGGDDGESTSSGSDSFRILDTYIKRYPVEYHAQSAVEAALELRSDLIQAEGDQAVEHVSDIEVGSYDVAIEIIGRDPEKWQPSTRETADHSFPYCVAVALLDGRVSLRSFGRKRLQDGTLRELMKRVRVVRLPELADCYPKTMPTRITVRTRAGKTYTRQKDIPLGHPANPMSDRELEAKFRRLVSGRLGRARIDRLIQLVWTLERLKDIGMLMPLLRINARS; this is encoded by the coding sequence ATGCTCGCAGCTCGCCTCGCTCGATATTGTCGATCGCTGCGCTACGAACGTTTGAGCGACGCCGTGATTCACGAAGTGAAACGGCGCGTGCTCGACAGTCTGGGTTGCGCGCTCGGGGCCTGGAGCGCTCCGCCTTGCCGCATTGCCCGCCATCTCGCGCAGCGGGTCACGATCACAACGGGTGCGACGCTGTGGGGCACCGCGCACAAAACGCTGCCGGATCTTGCGACCTTCGCCAACGGCGCATTGGTTCGTTATCTGGATTTCAACGATACCTACCTCGCCAAGGAACCGGCTCATCCTTCCGATAACATTCCCGCTGTGCTTGCAATCGGCGAAGCCGTTCACGCGTCAGGCCGGCGCGTGATCGAGGCCATCGCGCTCGCGTACGAAATTCAGTGCCGGTTCTGCGACGCTGCGGCACTCCGGCCCCGTGGGTGGGATCATGTGACCTACGGTTCGTTCTCCTCCGCACTCGCTGCCGCCAAGATTTTGCAATTCTCGAACGCACAGGCGTTTCATGCCGTCAACCTTGCCGGCGTCGCGAATGTGGCCCTGCGGCAGACACGAGTCGGGGATTTGTCGATGTGGAAAGCCTGCGCGTTTTCGAATGCGGCCCGTAACGGCATATTTGCCGCCATGTTGGCCAAGCATGGCATGACGGGACCCTCACCGATTTTTGAAGGGGAGAAGGGCTTCATGAAACTCGTGTCCGGGCTGTTCGACCTGTCGCCCTTTGGAGGTGACGACGGCGAATCTACATCGTCCGGTTCAGACTCGTTCAGGATTCTGGATACCTATATCAAGCGCTACCCGGTGGAATATCACGCGCAAAGTGCAGTGGAAGCCGCATTGGAGCTTCGATCCGACTTGATCCAGGCTGAAGGCGACCAGGCTGTCGAGCACGTATCGGACATCGAGGTTGGAAGCTACGACGTCGCTATCGAAATCATCGGGCGCGATCCGGAGAAGTGGCAGCCGTCGACGAGAGAAACGGCGGATCATAGTTTTCCCTATTGCGTCGCCGTGGCGCTCTTGGACGGCCGTGTTTCGCTGCGGTCCTTCGGCCGTAAACGATTGCAGGACGGCACGCTGAGAGAATTGATGAAACGAGTCCGCGTCGTGCGACTGCCTGAATTGGCGGATTGTTACCCCAAGACCATGCCGACACGTATCACTGTCAGGACGAGAGCTGGAAAAACCTATACGAGACAGAAAGATATTCCCTTGGGCCATCCGGCAAATCCCATGTCCGATAGGGAACTGGAAGCAAAGTTTCGGCGATTGGTGTCCGGGCGACTGGGGCGGGCCCGCATTGACAGGCTCATCCAACTCGTTTGGACGCTGGAGCGGCTCAAGGACATCGGGATGCTGATGCCGCTTTTGCGGATCAACGCTCGATCCTAG
- the prpB gene encoding methylisocitrate lyase, with product MEQKGQTKASRLRELLATRTVGIPGAFNALIAMQIEKAGYETVYVSGAALSACRGIPDTGLLTLSDVAAEAGRIAQAVSIPAIVDADTGYGGPMAVREAVTSFERAGLAGMQIEDQEMAKKCGHLSGKRLIPVAEMASKIEEAARAKIDRDFMIIARTDARGVEGLEATITRAATYAEAGADALFPEALESADEFQTFAKEVKKAGIALPLIANMTEFGKTPLLSCGEFETMGYRGVLFPVTTLRTALRAIGELLAELKLFGTQRDWLHHMMTRQELYDLLRYTESLERREGRMDGNGNEQAGD from the coding sequence ATGGAGCAAAAAGGGCAGACGAAAGCTTCCAGATTGCGTGAATTGCTGGCCACTCGCACAGTCGGCATCCCGGGAGCGTTCAATGCCTTGATCGCGATGCAAATCGAAAAAGCGGGCTATGAAACGGTCTACGTTTCGGGGGCGGCATTGTCCGCCTGCCGAGGAATCCCAGACACCGGCCTCCTCACACTGTCCGATGTTGCGGCCGAGGCAGGTCGCATCGCGCAAGCGGTGTCCATCCCGGCGATCGTCGATGCGGATACGGGATATGGCGGTCCTATGGCAGTTCGAGAAGCGGTAACAAGCTTTGAGAGGGCCGGTCTTGCCGGCATGCAGATTGAAGATCAGGAGATGGCCAAGAAATGCGGCCATCTGTCGGGAAAACGGCTGATACCGGTTGCCGAGATGGCCTCCAAGATCGAGGAGGCTGCGCGGGCCAAAATCGACCGCGATTTCATGATCATCGCCCGTACGGATGCTCGGGGTGTAGAAGGACTCGAGGCCACCATCACTCGAGCCGCAACTTACGCTGAAGCCGGAGCCGACGCCTTATTCCCCGAAGCCCTGGAATCGGCCGACGAATTTCAGACGTTCGCAAAGGAGGTGAAGAAAGCGGGGATAGCCTTGCCGCTGATCGCGAATATGACCGAATTCGGGAAAACACCGCTTCTGAGCTGCGGCGAATTTGAAACCATGGGCTATCGCGGCGTGCTCTTCCCCGTTACGACATTGCGAACCGCCCTGCGGGCCATCGGTGAACTGCTTGCGGAATTGAAGCTGTTCGGCACTCAACGGGACTGGCTTCATCACATGATGACACGACAAGAGCTGTACGATCTGCTTCGCTACACGGAATCCCTCGAACGACGGGAAGGGAGGATGGATGGGAATGGCAATGAGCAGGCAGGCGATTGA
- a CDS encoding citrate/2-methylcitrate synthase, with amino-acid sequence MAMSRQAIEAQTSRSYSPGLEGVIAGESALCLVDEGEAGLLYCGYAVDDLAEQGNFEEVAHLLLFGNLPARKEMKDFSAQLASHAVLPLPVNAFLEMLPSDSHPMDVLRTGVSLLGMVDPETHDNSRAANVRKSIRLLAQVPLLTMAAYRVVHAKPLLSPRADLSFAENLLYLLTDRNGDDQARAMARVLDVSLTLYAEHEFNASTFAARVTASTMTDLHSAVTSAIGTLKGSLHGGANEAVAKMFFEIGIPGRAETWIRDALARKRRIMGFGHRVLKKGDSRSAIIQRHAESLSRICGDHRWYEIAVIVEGIMREEKGLHPNLDFYTAVAYLLMGISRELYTPVFVCSRITGWCAHVIEQQDHNRLMRPRAQYTGPRRREYVALDRRA; translated from the coding sequence ATGGCAATGAGCAGGCAGGCGATTGAAGCGCAGACGAGTCGATCCTACAGTCCGGGCCTAGAAGGAGTGATCGCCGGGGAATCGGCGCTCTGTCTTGTGGACGAGGGAGAAGCAGGCCTTCTCTATTGCGGCTATGCGGTCGACGACTTGGCTGAACAGGGCAATTTCGAGGAAGTCGCCCATCTTCTTCTGTTCGGCAACCTTCCGGCTCGCAAGGAGATGAAAGACTTCTCAGCTCAATTGGCAAGCCACGCCGTGCTGCCTCTTCCTGTCAACGCGTTTCTCGAAATGCTGCCCTCCGATTCTCATCCGATGGACGTATTGAGGACGGGGGTGTCGCTGCTGGGGATGGTCGATCCTGAAACGCATGACAACTCGCGTGCGGCGAATGTCAGGAAATCCATTCGTTTGCTGGCGCAAGTCCCGTTGCTGACCATGGCCGCGTATCGTGTTGTGCATGCAAAACCTCTCCTGTCTCCACGTGCCGATTTGAGTTTTGCTGAAAACCTGCTCTATTTGCTGACCGACCGGAACGGTGACGACCAGGCGCGGGCCATGGCTCGCGTCCTTGACGTATCGCTCACGCTGTACGCGGAGCATGAATTCAACGCGTCGACCTTTGCCGCCCGGGTCACAGCCTCAACGATGACGGATCTGCACTCAGCAGTGACTTCGGCCATCGGCACGTTAAAGGGGTCGCTTCATGGTGGAGCGAACGAGGCCGTGGCGAAGATGTTTTTCGAAATCGGCATCCCCGGCAGAGCCGAAACATGGATCCGCGATGCGCTGGCAAGGAAGCGCCGGATCATGGGCTTCGGCCACCGCGTGCTCAAGAAAGGCGATTCGCGGTCCGCCATTATTCAACGCCATGCCGAATCGTTGAGCCGAATCTGCGGCGACCATCGTTGGTACGAGATTGCGGTCATCGTCGAGGGTATCATGCGAGAGGAGAAAGGCTTACACCCCAACCTCGACTTTTACACGGCGGTGGCCTATCTGCTGATGGGCATTTCCCGCGAGCTCTACACTCCGGTATTTGTGTGTTCCCGTATCACCGGATGGTGCGCCCATGTCATCGAACAGCAGGACCATAACCGATTGATGCGGCCGCGCGCGCAATACACAGGACCGCGGAGGAGGGAGTATGTCGCCCTTGATCGCCGTGCCTGA